One part of the Pseudomonas sp. MYb118 genome encodes these proteins:
- a CDS encoding HD domain-containing protein, with amino-acid sequence MNANARFTHMQDGTQEDWAIIAADFSAYARQLPARILAHLKLLEGDFGGFPVDRLTHSLQTASRAWRDGRDEEYVVCALLHDIGDTLGSYNHPDIAAAILKPFVSADNLWMVEKHGIFQGYYFFHHLGMDRHLREQFSDHPQYQATIEFCAKYDAAAFDPAYDTLPLSFFEPMMERLFAQPKQSIYKAAMAEHAPA; translated from the coding sequence ATGAATGCCAATGCCCGTTTCACCCACATGCAGGACGGCACCCAGGAAGACTGGGCGATCATCGCCGCAGACTTCAGCGCCTACGCCCGACAGTTGCCGGCAAGGATCCTGGCGCACCTGAAGTTGCTGGAGGGTGACTTTGGCGGCTTCCCGGTGGATCGCCTGACCCACTCCCTGCAAACCGCCAGCCGCGCCTGGCGCGACGGCCGTGATGAAGAATACGTGGTCTGCGCGCTGCTGCACGACATCGGCGACACCCTGGGCTCCTACAACCACCCGGATATCGCGGCGGCGATTCTCAAGCCGTTCGTCAGCGCCGACAATCTGTGGATGGTGGAGAAACACGGGATTTTCCAGGGCTATTATTTCTTCCATCACCTGGGCATGGACCGGCATCTGCGCGAGCAATTCAGCGACCACCCGCAGTACCAGGCGACCATCGAGTTCTGTGCCAAATATGATGCGGCGGCGTTCGACCCGGCGTACGACACCCTGCCGCTGAGCTTCTTCGAGCCGATGATGGAGCGGCTGTTCGCGCA
- a CDS encoding Mpo1-like protein: MENVKHFNSFAEFYPYYLSEHSNSTCRRLHFVGTTLVLLIVVLTIGHGAWAWLLALPLAGYSFAWVGHFFFEKNRPATFQHPFYSLLGDFVMYRDMILGRVPF, from the coding sequence GTGGAAAACGTCAAACATTTCAACAGCTTTGCCGAGTTTTACCCGTATTACCTGAGCGAGCACAGCAACAGTACCTGTCGTCGGTTGCACTTTGTTGGCACGACGCTGGTGCTGTTGATCGTGGTCCTGACCATCGGCCATGGCGCCTGGGCGTGGCTGCTGGCCCTGCCGCTGGCCGGCTACAGCTTTGCCTGGGTCGGGCATTTTTTCTTCGAGAAGAACCGCCCGGCCACCTTCCAGCATCCGTTCTACAGCCTGCTAGGCGACTTTGTGATGTACCGGGACATGATCCTGGGCCGCGTGCCGTTCTAA
- a CDS encoding AraC family transcriptional regulator → MSERTTSASWAMGIVKALEMDGLDCKVLFKQLGLDYALLEDPDARFPQDSMTRLWQRAVELSGNPAIGLNMGKVVRPASFHVAGYALMSSQTLAEGFKRLVRYQRIIAESADLSFRLLDEGYALILTVHGDHLPPTRQSAEASLACALALCGWLSGRTLHPRKVLVQGAEPADLAPYRQAFHAPLEFNAPYDALIFERADMEAPLPTANEAMALLHDRFAGEYLARFSESRVTHKARQVLCRLLPQGEPKRDTVAQTLHLSQRTLQRRLQEEGTSFQTLLDDTRRELAEQYLAQPTMTLLEIAYLLGFADPSNFFRAFRRWFDTTPGEYRVRLAEAPNRVSDARTPEYTARTP, encoded by the coding sequence ATGAGCGAAAGAACGACTTCTGCAAGCTGGGCGATGGGGATTGTCAAAGCACTGGAAATGGACGGCCTGGATTGCAAGGTTCTGTTCAAACAGCTGGGGCTCGACTATGCGTTGCTCGAAGATCCGGACGCGCGCTTCCCGCAGGACTCCATGACACGCCTGTGGCAGCGCGCCGTCGAGCTGTCGGGCAACCCGGCGATCGGCCTGAACATGGGCAAGGTGGTGCGACCGGCCTCCTTCCACGTGGCCGGTTATGCCTTGATGTCCAGCCAGACCCTGGCCGAAGGCTTCAAGCGGCTGGTGCGCTATCAGCGCATCATCGCCGAAAGCGCCGACCTGAGTTTCCGTCTGCTGGACGAGGGTTACGCGCTGATCCTGACCGTCCACGGTGACCATCTGCCACCGACCCGACAGAGCGCCGAAGCATCGCTGGCCTGTGCACTGGCGCTGTGCGGCTGGCTGAGCGGGCGAACCCTGCACCCGCGCAAGGTGCTGGTGCAGGGCGCGGAACCTGCCGATCTTGCGCCCTACCGGCAGGCGTTCCACGCGCCGCTGGAGTTCAACGCACCCTATGACGCGCTGATTTTCGAACGGGCCGACATGGAGGCGCCGTTGCCAACCGCCAACGAAGCCATGGCGCTGTTGCACGACCGGTTTGCCGGGGAGTATCTGGCGCGGTTCTCCGAAAGCCGCGTGACCCACAAGGCCCGTCAGGTGCTCTGCCGCCTGCTGCCCCAGGGTGAACCCAAGCGCGATACCGTGGCGCAGACGCTGCACCTGTCGCAGCGAACCTTGCAGCGACGGCTCCAGGAAGAGGGCACCAGCTTCCAGACCCTGCTCGATGACACCCGCCGCGAACTGGCCGAGCAATACCTCGCGCAGCCGACCATGACCCTGCTGGAAATTGCCTACCTGCTGGGCTTTGCCGACCCGAGCAACTTCTTTCGAGCGTTCCGCCGCTGGTTCGACACCACGCCCGGCGAGTACCGGGTGCGGCTGGCGGAAGCGCCGAACCGGGTCAGTGACGCCAGAACGCCGGAATACACAGCACGAACACCGTAA
- a CDS encoding TrkH family potassium uptake protein, whose protein sequence is MALPTLRTIGFIIGLFLITLAVAMVVPMATLIIFDRTSDMPSFLWSSMITFLAGLALVIPGRPEHVHLRPRDMYLLTVSSWLVVCIFAALPFLLTQHISYTDSFFESMSGITATGSTVLNHLDSMSPGILMWRSLLHWIGGIGFIGMAVAILPLLRIGGMRLFQTESSDRSEKVMPRSHMVARLIVAAYVGITILGSLAFWWAGMSPFDAINHAMSAISTGGFSTSDLSLAKWTQPAVHWVAIVIMILGSLPFTLYVATLRGNRKALIKDQQVQGLLGMLLVTWLVLGTWYWWTTQLHWLDALRHVALNVTSVVTTTGFALGDYSLWGNFSLMLFFYLGFVGGCSGSTAGGIKIFRFQVAYILLKANLNQLIHPRAVIKQKYNGHRLDEEIVRSILTFSFFFAITICVIALLLSLLGVDWMTALTGAASTVSGVGPGLGETIGPAGNFASLPDAAKWILSFGMLLGRLEIITVFVLCIPAFWRH, encoded by the coding sequence ATGGCGTTGCCGACTTTACGAACCATTGGTTTCATCATCGGCCTCTTCCTGATCACGCTGGCGGTCGCCATGGTCGTGCCCATGGCCACGCTGATCATCTTCGATCGCACCAGCGACATGCCATCGTTCCTCTGGTCGAGCATGATCACCTTCCTGGCGGGCCTGGCACTGGTGATTCCCGGGCGTCCCGAACACGTGCACCTGCGTCCGCGGGACATGTACCTGCTGACGGTCAGCAGCTGGCTGGTGGTGTGTATCTTCGCCGCGCTGCCGTTCCTGTTGACCCAGCACATCAGCTACACCGACTCGTTCTTCGAAAGCATGTCCGGGATCACAGCCACCGGTTCCACAGTGCTCAATCACCTGGACAGCATGTCGCCGGGCATCCTGATGTGGCGCTCGCTGCTGCACTGGATCGGCGGTATCGGCTTCATCGGCATGGCAGTGGCGATTCTGCCGCTGCTGCGTATCGGTGGCATGCGCCTGTTCCAGACCGAGTCGTCGGACCGCTCGGAAAAAGTCATGCCCCGTTCGCACATGGTGGCGCGGCTGATCGTGGCGGCGTACGTCGGTATCACCATTCTCGGCAGCCTGGCTTTCTGGTGGGCCGGCATGAGCCCGTTCGACGCGATCAACCATGCGATGTCGGCGATTTCCACCGGCGGCTTCTCCACCTCCGACCTGTCCCTGGCCAAGTGGACACAACCGGCGGTGCACTGGGTGGCGATCGTCATCATGATCCTGGGCAGCCTGCCGTTCACCCTGTACGTGGCCACCCTGCGCGGCAACCGCAAGGCACTGATCAAGGATCAACAGGTGCAGGGCTTGCTCGGCATGTTGCTGGTGACCTGGCTGGTGCTCGGCACCTGGTACTGGTGGACGACGCAACTACACTGGCTGGACGCTTTGCGCCACGTGGCGCTGAACGTGACCTCGGTGGTGACCACCACCGGTTTCGCGCTCGGGGACTACAGCCTCTGGGGCAATTTCTCGCTGATGCTGTTCTTCTACCTGGGTTTCGTCGGCGGCTGCTCAGGCTCGACGGCGGGCGGGATCAAGATTTTCCGCTTCCAGGTCGCCTACATCCTGCTCAAGGCCAACCTTAACCAGCTGATTCACCCGCGTGCGGTGATCAAGCAGAAGTACAACGGCCACCGTCTCGACGAAGAGATCGTGCGTTCGATCCTGACCTTTTCGTTTTTCTTCGCCATCACCATCTGCGTGATCGCCCTGCTGCTGTCGCTGCTCGGCGTCGACTGGATGACCGCCCTGACGGGCGCGGCCAGTACCGTGTCCGGCGTCGGTCCGGGGCTGGGCGAAACCATCGGCCCGGCCGGCAACTTCGCCAGCCTGCCGGATGCGGCCAAGTGGATTCTCTCGTTCGGCATGCTGCTTGGCCGCCTGGAGATCATTACGGTGTTCGTGCTGTGTATTCCGGCGTTCTGGCGTCACTGA
- a CDS encoding NAD(P)H nitroreductase — MQALDALLNRVSVPRLLDPAPTAEQREVLFNAAMRAPDHGHLQPWRFLTVEGAAREQMGELLAEAAKLQDSDVSEAAVDKARNGPLRAPLVVVVIACLQDHVKYPKSEQLLAAGCAAHGILLAAYAQGIGAVWRTGDLAYSPHVAKGLGLAEGEQVIAFLYLGTPQKEPRVAEKEDLTKFVSAWSGN, encoded by the coding sequence ATGCAGGCTCTCGACGCTTTGCTCAACCGTGTTTCCGTTCCACGTTTGCTTGACCCGGCACCGACCGCCGAGCAGCGTGAAGTGCTGTTCAACGCGGCGATGCGCGCGCCGGACCACGGCCACTTGCAGCCCTGGCGCTTCCTCACCGTCGAAGGCGCGGCACGCGAGCAGATGGGCGAGTTGCTGGCCGAAGCGGCGAAGTTGCAGGACAGCGATGTGTCGGAAGCGGCGGTGGACAAGGCGCGCAACGGGCCATTGCGCGCGCCGCTGGTGGTCGTGGTGATCGCGTGCTTGCAGGATCACGTCAAGTATCCGAAGTCCGAGCAACTGCTGGCCGCCGGCTGCGCGGCCCATGGCATTCTGCTGGCGGCGTACGCGCAAGGTATCGGCGCAGTGTGGCGCACCGGTGACCTGGCGTACTCGCCGCACGTGGCCAAGGGCCTGGGGCTGGCCGAAGGCGAACAGGTGATTGCCTTCCTCTACCTCGGTACCCCGCAGAAAGAGCCGCGCGTGGCAGAGAAGGAAGACCTGACGAAGTTTGTCAGTGCGTGGTCGGGTAACTGA
- a CDS encoding ATP-binding protein, with amino-acid sequence MRSLFWRILASFWLAIALVAGLSILLGHMLNQDAWILSRHPGLNTLAEEWTQTYEAQGEEAAQDILEQRKRQYHIDVQVFNESGDPVVRGTFPRRAAAFEARQNNDDRRLPWRRVTDEYTSAKTGDTYLLIYRIPHPELDAWHRESLLWPLSALGIALVVLTLFSLLVTLSITRPLSRLRGAVHDLGQTAYQQNSLVKLANRRDEFGVLANDFNRMGARLQSLIGSQRQLLRDVSHELRSPLARLRIALALAERSNPEEREKLWPRLTRECDRLEALISEILVLARVDADNASAEEVDLNALLHTLQKDAQLGSPEQTVQLDAEDHLNLRGWPTMIERAVDNLLRNAQRFNPVGQAIEIQAQRQAERIVVSVRDHGPGVEDEHLHQLGEPFYRAPGQTAAGHGLGLAIARRAAERHGGSLVLANHPQGGFVATLELPLVPGVVAQP; translated from the coding sequence GTGCGTTCATTGTTCTGGCGTATCCTCGCCAGCTTCTGGCTGGCCATCGCCCTGGTTGCCGGGCTGTCCATTCTGCTCGGGCACATGCTCAACCAGGACGCCTGGATCCTCAGTCGCCATCCAGGCCTCAATACCCTGGCCGAGGAATGGACGCAAACCTACGAAGCCCAGGGCGAAGAGGCTGCTCAGGACATCCTCGAACAGCGTAAACGCCAGTACCACATCGACGTCCAGGTGTTCAACGAAAGCGGTGATCCGGTGGTGCGCGGCACCTTCCCGCGCCGTGCCGCCGCCTTCGAAGCCCGCCAGAACAACGATGACCGGCGCCTGCCGTGGCGCCGCGTGACCGACGAATACACCAGCGCCAAGACCGGTGACACCTACCTGCTGATCTACCGCATTCCCCACCCGGAACTGGACGCGTGGCACCGGGAAAGCCTGCTCTGGCCCCTCAGCGCATTGGGCATCGCCCTGGTGGTGCTGACCCTGTTCAGCCTGCTGGTGACCCTGTCCATCACCCGCCCGCTGAGCCGCCTGCGCGGTGCCGTGCATGACTTGGGGCAGACCGCTTACCAGCAGAACAGCCTGGTGAAACTGGCCAACCGACGCGATGAGTTCGGCGTGCTGGCCAACGATTTCAACCGCATGGGCGCACGCCTGCAAAGCCTGATCGGCAGCCAGCGTCAGCTCCTGCGCGACGTGTCCCATGAACTGCGCTCACCGCTGGCGCGCTTGCGCATTGCGCTGGCCCTGGCTGAACGCTCGAACCCCGAGGAACGGGAAAAACTCTGGCCGCGCCTGACCCGCGAATGTGACCGACTCGAAGCGCTGATCAGCGAAATCCTCGTGCTGGCACGGGTCGACGCCGACAACGCCAGTGCTGAAGAGGTGGACCTCAACGCCCTGCTCCATACCCTGCAAAAGGACGCACAACTGGGCTCGCCGGAACAGACCGTGCAACTGGACGCCGAAGACCACCTCAATCTCAGGGGCTGGCCGACCATGATCGAGCGCGCCGTGGACAACCTGCTGCGCAATGCCCAGCGCTTCAACCCGGTGGGACAGGCGATTGAAATCCAGGCGCAGCGCCAGGCGGAGCGCATCGTCGTCAGCGTGCGCGACCATGGGCCGGGGGTGGAAGACGAGCATTTGCATCAACTGGGCGAACCGTTCTACCGGGCGCCTGGGCAAACGGCAGCAGGACACGGCCTGGGGCTGGCCATCGCCCGCCGCGCGGCGGAACGGCACGGCGGCAGCCTGGTGCTGGCCAATCATCCGCAGGGCGGGTTTGTCGCGACGCTGGAATTGCCGTTGGTGCCGGGGGTGGTGGCGCAGCCGTAA
- a CDS encoding Spy/CpxP family protein refolding chaperone, with amino-acid sequence MRKTLIALMFAAALPTVAMAMPEGAGPMGGPLDGPRHGGQMHDMRGKGPYSQLDLSREQREQIRKIMGEQMHQRKEVVDKYLEKLSPADQKAMKDEMAANHKKAEPDVRALLKPDQQKKFDEIQKKQAERRAEWAEFKAWKAQQPQKAQ; translated from the coding sequence ATGCGCAAGACTCTTATCGCCCTGATGTTCGCTGCTGCCCTGCCTACCGTTGCCATGGCCATGCCTGAAGGTGCCGGCCCCATGGGTGGCCCGCTGGACGGCCCACGCCACGGCGGACAGATGCACGACATGCGCGGTAAAGGCCCGTACAGCCAGCTGGACCTGAGCCGCGAACAGCGCGAGCAGATCCGCAAGATCATGGGCGAGCAGATGCACCAGCGTAAGGAAGTGGTCGACAAGTACCTGGAGAAACTCTCGCCAGCCGACCAGAAAGCCATGAAGGACGAGATGGCTGCCAACCACAAGAAAGCCGAGCCCGATGTACGGGCGCTGCTGAAACCGGATCAACAGAAGAAATTCGACGAGATCCAGAAAAAACAGGCTGAGCGCCGCGCCGAATGGGCCGAATTCAAGGCCTGGAAAGCGCAACAACCGCAAAAAGCGCAATAA
- a CDS encoding response regulator transcription factor, producing the protein MSELLLIDDDQELCELLVSWLSQEGFQVRACHDGQSARRALAETAPAAVVLDVMLPDGSGLELLKQLRSDHPDLPVLMLSARGEPLDRILGLELGADDYLAKPCDPRELTARLRAVLRRSHPAAVSSQLELGDLCFSPVRGVVSIDEREFSLTVSESRLLEALLKQPGEPLDKQELAQIALGRKLTLYDRSLDMHVSNLRKKIGPHPDGRPRIVALRSRGYYYSL; encoded by the coding sequence ATGAGCGAGCTGTTACTAATTGATGACGATCAGGAGCTGTGTGAGCTGCTGGTCAGTTGGCTGAGCCAGGAAGGTTTTCAGGTTCGCGCCTGTCACGACGGCCAGAGCGCCCGCCGGGCCCTGGCCGAAACGGCCCCCGCCGCCGTGGTGCTGGACGTGATGCTGCCCGATGGCAGCGGCCTGGAACTGCTCAAGCAATTGCGCAGCGACCACCCGGACCTGCCGGTGCTGATGCTCTCGGCGCGGGGCGAACCGCTGGACCGCATCCTCGGCCTGGAACTGGGCGCTGACGATTACCTGGCCAAACCCTGCGACCCACGGGAACTGACCGCCCGCCTGCGCGCCGTGTTGCGCCGCAGCCACCCGGCGGCCGTGTCCAGCCAGCTCGAACTGGGCGACTTGTGTTTCAGCCCGGTGCGCGGCGTGGTCAGCATTGATGAGCGGGAATTCAGCCTGACCGTCTCTGAAAGCCGTTTGCTCGAAGCCTTGCTCAAGCAGCCCGGCGAACCGCTGGACAAGCAGGAACTGGCGCAGATCGCCCTGGGTCGCAAGCTGACCCTGTACGACCGCAGCCTCGACATGCACGTCAGCAACCTGCGCAAGAAAATCGGCCCTCACCCTGATGGCCGCCCCCGCATCGTCGCCCTGCGCAGCCGCGGTTACTACTACAGCCTTTGA
- a CDS encoding translation initiation factor 2 has protein sequence MRKGPLCVLLVTLSIVAPAHGEETTEGSHSTPLSLSAGAQITDLQQRLKASEAQREELSKQLQNADAERESAQLARLRQENQRLKLQLKEAQASSPLQRFLTDQQQWFVIGAGVALLALLCGIFASGASRKRRQWLN, from the coding sequence ATGCGCAAAGGTCCGTTGTGTGTGTTGTTGGTCACGTTGTCGATTGTGGCGCCCGCCCATGGTGAAGAAACCACCGAGGGCAGCCATTCGACACCGCTGTCCCTGAGCGCCGGCGCCCAGATCACCGATTTGCAGCAGCGCTTGAAGGCAAGCGAGGCACAACGGGAAGAGTTGAGCAAACAACTGCAAAATGCCGATGCCGAACGTGAGAGCGCCCAGCTGGCCCGGTTGCGCCAGGAGAACCAGCGCCTGAAGCTGCAACTCAAGGAAGCCCAGGCGAGCAGCCCGCTGCAACGCTTTCTCACCGACCAGCAACAGTGGTTCGTGATCGGTGCGGGAGTTGCGCTACTGGCCCTGCTCTGCGGTATCTTCGCCAGTGGTGCAAGTCGAAAACGTCGACAATGGCTAAATTGA
- a CDS encoding YciI family protein gives MLYAIIATDVANSLEARLAARPAHLERLQVLKGEGRIVLAGPHPAVDSNDPGAAGFTGSLIVAEFDSLSAAQAWADADPYIAAGVYANVSVKPFKQVLP, from the coding sequence ATGCTTTACGCAATCATTGCCACAGACGTCGCCAACTCCCTGGAAGCCCGCCTGGCCGCACGCCCTGCACACCTTGAGCGCCTGCAAGTGCTCAAGGGCGAGGGCCGTATCGTACTGGCCGGCCCGCACCCTGCGGTCGACAGCAATGATCCGGGCGCGGCGGGTTTCACCGGCAGCCTGATCGTCGCCGAGTTCGATTCCCTGAGCGCAGCCCAGGCCTGGGCCGATGCCGATCCGTACATCGCCGCCGGTGTCTACGCCAACGTTTCGGTCAAGCCGTTCAAGCAAGTCCTGCCTTAA
- a CDS encoding septation protein A: protein MKQFIDFIPLLLFFIVFKIDPRVVDIAGHQVTVGGIYSATAMLIISSLVVYGTLFIKQRKLEKSQWLTLIACLVFGSLTLAFHSETFLKWKAPVVNWLFALAFIGSHFIGDQLLIKRIMGHALTLPDLVWTRLNIAWIAFFLFCGAANLFVAFTFQDYWVDFKVFGSLGMTVLFLVAQGIYLSRHLHDADTTTPKTED from the coding sequence GTGAAACAATTCATCGACTTCATCCCGCTTCTGCTGTTTTTCATCGTTTTCAAAATTGACCCTCGCGTCGTCGACATCGCCGGTCATCAGGTCACTGTAGGCGGTATCTACAGCGCTACCGCGATGCTGATCATCAGCTCCCTGGTGGTCTACGGCACGCTGTTCATCAAGCAGCGCAAGCTGGAGAAGAGCCAGTGGCTGACCCTCATCGCCTGCCTGGTCTTCGGCAGCCTGACCCTGGCCTTCCACAGCGAAACCTTCCTGAAATGGAAAGCCCCGGTGGTCAACTGGCTGTTCGCCCTGGCCTTCATCGGCAGCCACTTCATCGGTGACCAGTTGCTGATCAAGCGCATCATGGGCCACGCGCTGACCCTGCCGGACCTGGTCTGGACACGCCTGAACATCGCCTGGATCGCGTTCTTCCTGTTCTGCGGCGCTGCCAACCTGTTCGTCGCATTCACCTTCCAGGACTACTGGGTCGACTTCAAGGTCTTCGGCAGCCTGGGCATGACGGTGCTGTTCCTGGTCGCCCAGGGCATCTATCTGTCGCGCCACCTGCACGATGCCGACACCACCACGCCAAAAACCGAGGACTGA
- a CDS encoding PHP domain-containing protein yields MNVDLHCHSTASDGALAPAALVARAYEKGVRVLALTDHDTVEGLAEARSAATALGMQLVNGVELSCTWGGATIHILGYAFDVEAPPLVEAIARLHDGRWLRSEEISRKLALKGFPGALEGARAIQQELGDSGNAPARPHFADWMVREGFVKDRAEAFRKWLGAGKLGDVKQHWPTLEETVETLRASNAWVSLAHPWHYDFTRSKRRRLISDYIQAGGQALEVVNGHQPAEQVGSLAILAREFGLLVSAGSDFHGPGGWSEIGEYRPLPEDLPPLWCRFKHDPIIAVV; encoded by the coding sequence GTGAATGTCGATTTGCATTGCCACAGCACCGCCTCCGATGGCGCGCTCGCGCCTGCTGCCCTGGTGGCGCGTGCGTACGAGAAAGGCGTGCGAGTGCTGGCCCTGACCGACCACGACACCGTCGAGGGGCTGGCGGAGGCGCGCAGTGCGGCGACGGCGCTGGGGATGCAACTGGTCAATGGCGTCGAGCTGTCCTGCACCTGGGGCGGCGCGACCATTCACATATTGGGTTACGCTTTTGACGTGGAGGCGCCGCCTTTGGTCGAGGCCATCGCCCGATTGCACGATGGCCGCTGGCTGCGGTCTGAAGAAATAAGCCGCAAACTGGCGCTCAAGGGCTTCCCGGGAGCACTGGAAGGCGCCCGTGCCATCCAGCAGGAGCTGGGCGACAGCGGCAACGCACCGGCCCGTCCGCATTTCGCCGACTGGATGGTGCGCGAAGGTTTCGTCAAGGACCGCGCCGAGGCGTTCCGCAAATGGCTGGGCGCCGGCAAGCTGGGGGACGTCAAGCAACACTGGCCGACCCTGGAGGAAACCGTCGAAACCCTGCGCGCGTCGAATGCCTGGGTCAGCCTGGCGCATCCCTGGCACTACGATTTCACGCGCAGCAAGCGTCGCCGGCTGATTTCTGACTATATTCAAGCGGGAGGCCAGGCACTCGAAGTGGTCAATGGCCATCAGCCCGCCGAGCAAGTGGGCAGTCTTGCCATCCTGGCTCGCGAGTTTGGCCTGCTGGTCAGCGCCGGCAGTGATTTTCATGGCCCTGGAGGCTGGTCCGAGATCGGCGAATATCGCCCGCTCCCGGAGGATCTGCCGCCACTGTGGTGTCGGTTCAAACATGACCCAATTATTGCCGTCGTCTGA
- a CDS encoding L-threonylcarbamoyladenylate synthase — protein sequence MSQFFQIHPENPQARLIKQAVEIIRKGGVVIYPTDSSYAIGCQIGDKVAVERVRRLRGLDDKHNFALICSDLSQLGLFAKIDTGTFRILKAHLPGPYTFILNATREVPRLLLHPKKRTIGLRVPSHPIALALLAELGEPLMSVTLIMPGDSDPLSDPYEMRQLLEHQVELIIDGGFGGIKASTVINLADGEPEVIRVGCGDPSPFMAEA from the coding sequence GTGAGTCAATTTTTCCAGATTCATCCGGAAAACCCGCAGGCGCGTCTGATCAAACAGGCTGTCGAGATCATCCGCAAGGGCGGGGTGGTGATTTATCCCACTGACTCGTCCTACGCCATTGGTTGCCAGATCGGCGACAAGGTTGCCGTGGAACGCGTGCGCCGCCTGCGCGGACTGGACGACAAGCACAACTTCGCGCTGATTTGCAGCGACCTGTCGCAACTGGGGCTGTTCGCCAAGATCGACACCGGCACCTTCCGTATTCTCAAGGCGCACCTGCCGGGGCCGTACACCTTCATTCTCAATGCCACCCGTGAAGTACCGCGGCTGTTGCTGCACCCGAAAAAACGCACCATCGGCCTGCGTGTGCCCAGCCATCCGATTGCCCTGGCGCTGCTTGCCGAGCTGGGTGAGCCGCTGATGAGCGTGACGCTGATCATGCCGGGCGACTCCGACCCGCTGAGCGACCCCTACGAGATGCGCCAGTTGCTGGAGCATCAGGTGGAGCTGATCATCGACGGCGGTTTCGGCGGGATCAAGGCGTCCACCGTGATCAACCTCGCCGACGGCGAGCCGGAAGTGATCCGCGTCGGTTGCGGCGACCCTTCACCGTTCATGGCCGAGGCCTAG
- a CDS encoding ScpA family protein — protein MEVFLEAFEGPLDLLLYLIRKQNINILDIPVAEITRQYMGYVELMQSVRLELAAEYLVMAAMLAEIKSRMLLPRAETVEDEEDDPRAELIRRLQEYERFKNAAEGIDGLSRVGRDLVVPKLDAPEARARKLLPDVSLEELLMSMAEVLRRGDMFESHQVSREALSTRERMSDVLERLKGGGFVPFIELFTAEEGRLGVVVTFMAILELVKESLVELVQNEPFAAIHVRARAE, from the coding sequence CTGGAAGTATTCCTGGAAGCCTTCGAAGGCCCGCTCGACCTGCTGCTGTACCTGATCCGCAAGCAGAACATCAACATCCTCGACATCCCGGTGGCGGAAATCACCCGCCAGTACATGGGCTACGTCGAGCTGATGCAGTCGGTGCGCCTGGAACTGGCCGCCGAGTACCTGGTGATGGCCGCGATGCTGGCCGAGATCAAGTCGCGGATGCTGCTGCCGCGGGCGGAAACCGTCGAAGACGAAGAAGACGACCCGCGTGCCGAGCTGATCCGCCGCCTGCAGGAATACGAGCGCTTCAAGAATGCCGCCGAAGGCATCGACGGCCTCAGCCGCGTCGGTCGCGACCTGGTAGTGCCCAAGCTGGATGCCCCGGAGGCGCGGGCGCGTAAATTGCTGCCGGATGTCAGCCTCGAAGAGCTGTTGATGTCCATGGCCGAGGTGCTGCGCCGCGGCGACATGTTCGAAAGCCACCAGGTCAGCCGCGAGGCGCTGTCCACCCGCGAACGCATGAGCGATGTGCTGGAACGCCTCAAGGGTGGCGGGTTTGTGCCGTTCATCGAGCTGTTCACCGCCGAGGAAGGCCGCCTGGGTGTGGTGGTGACCTTCATGGCGATCCTCGAGCTCGTCAAGGAATCCTTGGTCGAGCTGGTGCAGAATGAGCCGTTCGCCGCGATCCACGTGCGAGCCCGAGCCGAATAA